One genomic segment of Ostrinia nubilalis chromosome 20, ilOstNubi1.1, whole genome shotgun sequence includes these proteins:
- the LOC135081918 gene encoding uncharacterized protein LOC135081918, producing the protein MAVYKWLKFYRTLSEIKAEVEAVIKSGRRAADGAPDLSRRVDQLKELYNRLGAQVTDAKGKLEGALLHARELHADLAELAPRLDALVASPAPRAVSTRTSTCHRGRAGALLQASCTPTWPSWRRASTRSWPAPLLALWSAAAGELHADLAELAPRLDALVASPAPRAGELERCCRRAARRPGRAGAAPRRARGQPRSSRCEYTHVHLSSRASWSAAAGELHADLAELAPRLDALVASPAPRAGELERCCRRAARRPGRAGAAPRRARGQPRSSRCEYTHVHLSSRASWSAAAGELHADLAELAPRLDALVASPAPRAGELERCCRRAARRPGRAGAAPRRARGQPRSSRCEYTHVHLSSRASWSAAAGELHADLAELAPRLDALVASPAPRAGELERCCRRAARRPGRAGAAPRRARGQPRSSRCEYTHVHLSSRASWSAAAGELHADLAELAPRLDALVASPAPRAGELERCCRRAARRPGRAGAAPRRARGQPRSSRCEYTHVHLSSRASWSAAAGELHADLAELAPRLDALVASPAPRAGASPARQALELELSRLEATHDRLNANYRHFAELCEPTQLQELKQQVDAINQRWDEARRRAGGPREPALRRLVADADAELAANTAPSAARLTQLEKELRGRAAEVAALDDAALTATYDRLLQKIENIDEIQKFWEIEEVAEQSELSSEDQQCIDFYQSTTQRREDGRYEDIQNLIIKWRQHRFAFTADLEKMFRQIWLSEKDQDLQRIMWRDHPTDQLREYKLSTVTYGTKAAPFLAMMTLKQLAQDERPNFQNSSAPSVLEESFYMDDLIHGSHSLEAAKQLQNDMINLLKSGGFHLRKWKSNAPELLEGAAARPVKEEALEYEKVTDTIKRRLESPVDTPDTEKPELKKSKIPLALNSPVPIRREVKEGGCRSRGSSLERVKSKAGSPCADSLVSGMSFDSIEPPPSLPSTPGTPKKDSSTFNLLKDSDLFTQISKNKIEPSEPKPVLDDKPKVSPCHVVAIKEHEIVKATVSSPEPASNIETAVEFVPQRVETVEIVDDTEGDSASASSDSEEKQEVNRRPSVDLGSEPKTFVVEVRTLEQRMRPTLGVIMRKSAEDNANVPDLIPSVEKRNDLDFSTQTPPCTPMEEGDMSPLDDAALKRNIQHVREDEANEYLILEDAVSESIPSTGDSSPSTKESSPSIKESIPSTKKPSLSTKESSPSTEVSSPLTKEVDTAKAEEKVDVPEYTYPSDSSAKSADNETTSNDHEEEAIYSEVEETAQTAASPGAPLCAPLCASTPVRAATVVGVSHKAPASPVSPVPPSPVASPVAEKYQRTDDFDDSVESAPTPTAAEAAATAAESEAAAGALRARFGRGADAGACAWAGRAAAMCRRMDVMLLTLAAAAAERDPGKRLEILKNQLGAIAPDAAELISHGDSLVYDKHKDDPLLADYIQTHYQDKLRNKWSVVMSEIETKRNLAMKAEDDIKELARLTEQLRAAAAAGPPDETEAAALEAAAERAAALARDLRAQRVAFDERALAEALASWNKITEAQARDSNQKPDGVEIRAAELVTRVNRVRECVAGARALLRAPPLGARDYDDFPLQEDALARVKTALAEATSSCEECEKEFSWVQRRARPETKARAARLRDKMNDELKQLNEAFEERREKWSKCQGVWAGLYAALEQCGEWLDGCERALAAAAAPSLPFKDLKQKVRDLDQQMTSRRAQVEAARAGGRAVVGACGVPLARDVQDQLDALNERWHAAHAALHHLNTRTSWTRSTSAGTPRTPRCTTSTPGMTSRRAQGGACGVPLARDVQDQLDALNERWHAAHAALHHLNTRGARAACRWRATCRTSWTRSTSAGTPRTPRCTTSTPGMTSRRAQGGACGVPLARDVQDQLDALNERWHAAHAALHHLNTRISATEATAVMREGGSAWAGGARAQLQLVRDLLLHTSPNPSDHTSLAIRLSLVKVSARTAAAGAGPAAAHQPQPLRPHQPRHPPQPRQGERAHSCSWCGTCCCTPAPIPPTTPASPSASASSSLAIRLSLVKLQLVRDLLLHTSPNPSDHTSLAIRLSLVKLQLVRDLLLHTSPNPSDHTSLAIRLSLVKLQLVRDLLLHTSPNPSDHTSLAIRLSLVKLQLVRDLLLHTSPNPSDHTSLAIRLSLVKIQ; encoded by the exons TGAGTACACGCACGTCCACCTGTCATCGAGGGCGAGCTGGAGCGCTGCTGCAGGCGAGCTGCACGCCGACCTGGCCGAGCTGGCGCCGCGCCTCGACGCGCTCGTGGCCAGCCCCGCTCCTCGCGCT CTGGAGCGCTGCTGCAGGCGAGCTGCACGCCGACCTGGCCGAGCTGGCGCCGCGCCTCGACGCGCTCGTGGCCAGCCCCGCTCCTCGCGCT GGCGAGCTGGAGCGCTGCTGCAGGCGAGCTGCACGCCGACCTGGCCGAGCTGGCGCCGCGCCTCGACGCGCTCGTGGCCAGCCCCGCTCCTCGCGCTGTGAGTACACGCACGTCCACCTGTCATCGAGGGCGAGCTGGAGCGCTGCTGCAGGCGAGCTGCACGCCGACCTGGCCGAGCTGGCGCCGCGCCTCGACGCGCTCGTGGCCAGCCCCGCTCCTCGCGCT GGCGAGCTGGAGCGCTGCTGCAGGCGAGCTGCACGCCGACCTGGCCGAGCTGGCGCCGCGCCTCGACGCGCTCGTGGCCAGCCCCGCTCCTCGCGCTGTGAGTACACGCACGTCCACCTGTCATCGAGGGCGAGCTGGAGCGCTGCTGCAGGCGAGCTGCACGCCGACCTGGCCGAGCTGGCGCCGCGCCTCGACGCGCTCGTGGCCAGCCCCGCTCCTCGCGCT GGCGAGCTGGAGCGCTGCTGCAGGCGAGCTGCACGCCGACCTGGCCGAGCTGGCGCCGCGCCCCGACGCGCTCGTGGCCAGCCCCGCTCCTCGCGCTGTGAGTACACGCACGTCCACCTGTCATCGAGGGCGAGCTGGAGCGCTGCTGCAGGCGAGCTGCACGCCGACCTGGCCGAGCTGGCGCCGCGCCTCGACGCGCTCGTGGCCAGCCCCGCTCCTCGCGCT GGCGAGCTGGAGCGCTGCTGCAGGCGAGCTGCACGCCGACCTGGCCGAGCTGGCGCCGCGCCTCGACGCGCTCGTGGCCAGCCCCGCTCCTCGCGCTGTGAGTACACGCACGTCCACCTGTCATCGAGGGCGAGCTGGAGCGCTGCTGCAGGCGAGCTGCACGCCGACCTGGCCGAGCTGGCGCCGCGCCTCGACGCGCTCGTGGCCAGCCCCGCTCCTCGCGCT GGCGAGCTGGAGCGCTGCTGCAGGCGAGCTGCACGCCGACCTGGCCGAGCTGGCGCCGCGCCTCGACGCGCTCGTGGCCAGCCCCGCTCCTCGCGCTGTGAGTACACGCACGTCCACCTGTCATCGAGGGCGAGCTGGAGCGCTGCTGCAGGCGAGCTGCACGCCGACCTGGCCGAGCTGGCGCCGCGCCTCGACGCGCTCGTGGCCAGCCCCGCTCCTCGCGCT GGTGCCTCCCCGGCCCGGCAAGCGCTGGAACTCGAACTTTCCCGACTGGAAGCCACACACGACCGCCTGAACGCCAACTACCGGCACTTCGCCGAGCTGTGCGAGCCCACCCAGCTGCAGGAGCTCAAGCAGCAGGTGGACGCCATCAACCAACGCTGGGACGAGGCGCGGCGCCGCGCGGGCGGCCCGAGGGAGCCGGCCCTGCGCCGCCTGGTAGCTGACGCTGATGCTGAGTTAGCTGCGAACACCGCGCCGTCAGCCGCTCGCTTGACCCAGCTTGAAAAAGAACTCCGAGGGAGAGCGGCCGAGGTGGCGGCGCTCGATGACGCGGCGCTCACGGCCACATACGACCGTCTGCTGCAGAAGATTGAG AACATAGATGAAATTCAGAAGTTTTGGGAGATAGAGGAGGTAGCTGAACAATCAGAGCTATCCTCCGAAGATCAGCAATGCATCGACTTCTATCAGTCAACCACACAAAGAAGGGAAGACGGAAGATACGAA GACATTCAGAATCTCATCATCAAGTGGAGACAACATCGTTTCGCGTTTACAGCTGATCTCGAAAAGATGTTTAGACAAATCTGGCTGAGTGAAAAAGACCAAGACTTGCAGAGGATCATGTGGCGTGATCATCCTACAGATCAGCTTAGGGAGTACAAACTATCCACTGTTACTTACGGGACGAAAGCAGCGCCATTTCTTGCCATGATGACGCTTAAACAGTTGGCTCAGGATGAAAGGCCGAACTTTCAAAATAGTTCAGCTCCAAGCGTCCTCGAGGAGTCCTTCTACATGGATGACCTAATCCATGGTTCACATTCGCTAGAAGCAGCTAAGCAATTGCAAAACGATAtgatcaatcttttaaaatcagGAGGATTCCATCTACGAAAATGGAAGTCCAATGCACCTGAACTTCTGGAAGGT GCCGCCGCTCGCCCGGTCAAAGAGGAAGCGCTCGAATACGAGAAAGTGACGGACACGATCAAACGTCGGCTCGAAAGTCCCGTCGACACGCCCGACACCGAGAAACCTGAATTGAAAAAGTCAAAAATACCTCTGGCGTTGAACAGTCCGGTGCCGATCCGCCGCGAGGTCAAGGAGGGCGGCTGCCGGAGCCGCGGCTCCTCGCTCGAGCGGGTGAAGTCCAAGGCCGGTAGCCCCTGCGCCGACAGCCTGGTCAGCGGCATGTCCTTCGACTCCATAGAGCCTCCCCCGTCCCTCCCCTCCACGCCCGGGACGCCCAAGAAAGACAGCAGCACGTTTAATCTCTTGAAGGACAGCGACCTGTTCACTCAGATATCGAAAAATAAAATCGAGCCATCCGAACCTAAACCAGTTCTAGATGACAAACCGAAGGTATCTCCCTGTCACGTGGTGGCGATAAAGGAACACGAAATTGTAAAAGCGACCGTAAGTTCGCCCGAGCCGGCCAGCAACATTGAGACCGCGGTGGAATTTGTCCCGCAGAGAGTTGAGACCGTTGAAATAGTTGACGACACGGAGGGTGATTCGGCCAGTGCCTCCTCGGATTCGGAAGAGAAGCAGGAAGTCAATAGGCGCCCGTCGGTAGATTTGGGCTCGGAGCCGAAGACCTTCGTCGTTGAAGTGCGTACACTGGAGCAGCGCATGCGGCCCACCCTCGGAGTTATCATGCGAAAGAGCGCTGAAGATAATGCGAATGTTCCCGACTTGATCCCCTCGGTTGAGAAACGAAACGATCTCGACTTTTCCACCCAGACTCCTCCCTGTACTCCAATGGAAGAGGGAGATATGTCTCCACTGGACGACGCAGCTCTTAAACGTAACATTCAACACGTAAGAGAGGATGAAGCCAACGAATATCTGATTCTCGAGGATGCTGTGTCTGAGTCTATTCCATCAACTGGGGACTCCAGCCCATCGACTAAGGAATCTAGTCCGTCGATTAAGGAATCTATTCCATCGACTAAGAAACCTAGTCTTTCAACTAAGGAATCTTCTCCTTCGACTGAGGTGTCTAGTCCTTTGACTAAAGAGGTTGATACTGCTAAAGCGGAGGAGAAAGTGGACGTCCCAGAGTATACATACCCATCCGATTCTAGTGCTAAGTCGGCCGACAACGAAACGACATCGAACGATCACGAAGAGGAGGCGATTTATTCCGAAGTCGAAGAAACTGCTCAG ACGGCGGCGTCGCCGGGCGCGCCGCTGTGCGCGCCGCTGTGCGCGTCGACGCCGGTGCGGGCGGCCACGGTGGTGGGTGTGTCGCACAAGGCACCCGCTTCACCCGTGTCCCCGGTTCCGCCATCGCCTGTCGCCAGCCCCGTTGCTGAGAAGTACCAGAGGACTGACGACTTTGACGAT AGCGTGGAGAGCGCCCCCACGCCGACTGCAGCAGAAGCTGCAGCGACAGCGGCGGAATcggaggcggcggcgggcgcgctgCGGGCGCGGTTCGGGCGCGGCGCGGACGCGGGCGCGTGCGCGTGGGCGGGCCGCGCGGCCGCCATGTGCCGCCGCATGGACGTCATGCTGCTCAcgctggccgccgccgccgccgagcgcGACCCCGGCAAGCGGCTCGAG ATCTTAAAGAACCAACTGGGAGCCATCGCCCCTGACGCGGCAGAGTTGATTTCCCATGGAGATTCACTGGTGTATGACAAGCACAAGGACGATCCTCTCCTCGCTGACTACATACAGACGCATTACCAG GACAAACTCCGCAACAAATGGTCAGTGGTGATGTCGGAGATCGAGACGAAGCGCAACCTCGCCATGAAGGCGGAGGACGACATCAAGGAGCTGGCGCGGCTGACGGAGCAgctgcgcgccgccgccgccgccggaccGCCGGACGAGACTGAAGCGGCGGCGTtggaggcggcggcggagcGCGCGGCGGCACTGGCTCGGGATTTGCGCGCGCAACGAGTGGCCTTCGACGAGCGCGCGCTGGCCGAGGCTCTGGCCAGCTGGAACAAGATCACTGAAGCGCAGGCCAGGGACAGCAACCAGAAACCG GACGGCGTGGAGATCCGCGCGGCGGAGCTGGTGACGCGCGTGAACCGCGTGCGCGAGTGcgtggcgggcgcgcgcgcgctgCTGCGGGCGCCGCCGCTGGGCGCGCGCGACTACGACGACTTCCCGCTGCAGGAGGACGCGCTGGCC CGAGTCAAAACCGCGCTGGCTGAAGCCACATCCAGCTGTGAGGAGTGCGAGAAGGAGTTCTCGTGGGTGCAGCGGCGCGCGCGGCCCGAGACCAAGGCCCGCGCTGCTCGTCTACGTGACAAGATGAACGACGAGCTCAAACAGCTCAATGAGGCCTTCGAAGAACGCCGGGAGAA GTGGTCAAAGTGCCAAGGCGTGTGGGCAGGGCTATATGCTGCCTTAGAGCAATGCGGCGAGTGGCTGGACGGCTGCGAGCGCGCGCTGGCCGCCGCGGCCGCGCCCAGCTTACCCTTCAAGGACCTCAAGCAGAAGGTGCGCGACCTCGACCAGCAG ATGACGTCACGACGCGCGCAAGTAGAAGCGGCGCGTGCGGGCGGGCGCGCGGTGGTGGGCGCGTGCGGCGTGCCGCTGGCGCGCGACGTGCAGGACCAGCTGGACGCGCTCAACGAGCGCTGGCACGCCGCGCACGCCGCGCTGCACCACCTCAACACCAG GACCAGCTGGACGCGCTCAACGAGCGCTGGCACGCCGCGCACGCCGCGCTGCACCACCTCAACACCAGGTATGACGTCACGACGCGCGCAGGGGGGCGCGTGCGGCGTGCCGCTGGCGCGCGACGTGCAGGACCAGCTGGACGCGCTCAACGAGCGCTGGCACGCCGCGCACGCCGCGCTGCACCACCTCAACACCAG GGGGGCGCGTGCGGCGTGCCGCTGGCGCGCGACGTGCAGGACCAGCTGGACGCGCTCAACGAGCGCTGGCACGCCGCGCACGCCGCGCTGCACCACCTCAACACCAGGTATGACGTCACGACGCGCGCAGGGGGGCGCGTGCGGCGTGCCGCTGGCGCGCGACGTGCAGGACCAGCTGGACGCGCTCAACGAGCGCTGGCACGCCGCGCACGCCGCGCTGCACCACCTCAACACCAG GATCAGCGCCACCGAAGCCACGGCGGTGATGCGCGAGGGCGGCAGCGcgtgggcgggcggcgcgcgcgcacagcTGCAGCTGGTGCGGGACCTGCTGCTGCACACCAGCCCCAATCCCTCCGACCACACCAGCCTCGCCATCCGCCTCAGCCTCGTCAAGGTGAGCGCGCGCACAGCTGCAGCTGGTGCGGGACCTGCTGCTGCACACCAGCCCCAACCCCTCCGACCACACCAGCCTCGCCATCCGCCTCAGCCTCGTCAAGGTGAGCGCGCGCACAGCTGCAGCTGGTGCGGGACCTGCTGCTGCACACCAGCCCCAATCCCTCCGACCACACCAGCCTCGCCATCCGCCTCAGCCTCGTCAAG CCTCGCCATCCGCCTCAGCCTCGTCAAG CTGCAGCTGGTGCGGGACCTGCTGCTGCACACCAGCCCCAATCCCTCAGACCACACCAGCCTCGCCATCCGCCTCAGCCTCGTCAAG CTGCAGCTGGTGCGGGACCTGCTGCTGCACACCAGCCCCAATCCCTCCGACCACACCAGCCTCGCCATCCGCCTCAGCCTCGTCAAG CTGCAGCTGGTGCGGGACCTGCTGCTGCACACCAGCCCCAATCCCTCCGACCACACCAGCCTCGCCATCCGCCTCAGCCTCGTCAAG CTGCAGCTGGTGCGGGACCTGCTGCTGCACACCAGCCCCAACCCCTCCGACCACACCAGCCTCGCCATCCGCCTCAGCCTCGTCAAG